Proteins co-encoded in one Conger conger chromosome 4, fConCon1.1, whole genome shotgun sequence genomic window:
- the syde2 gene encoding rho GTPase-activating protein SYDE2 isoform X2: MADPLRRTLLAKLRGKKSKKGTTAGGCGVAANGGREGKDKVLQKQAEQTQQAIIIAELNFVPDTLKGSDSCFIRRFDNGDIGFVHEKTVVENTFPQCEASMHINTRRWDIQCSEELGLRGRVNEELLGVSVQRETQERGSDSDEMSSFNKQELNFTRQVRPGSCGRSQGQKKHPVPIPRQLSGGDSIGFGMCENRVLKCRMVCTDTGTRKFADGQYPVSKNSGTNVGCKKDLKTHCDETDFCFQSEDNLQFMETLRDLKDTSVRTDHSQACETNAISKGTQMYQFGGPYHKTNADNVEEHILIRNIESYGNASEHQRDYKVSNLQSPTFFPTELEICDVNVASRYVGFREGAQRHNSLDSEDDDYYDNEILPFYETDYQNLDMNDGKASDHVDIANSEGPDRPTHDTFKMGINDSALETDRLRTQLKEAYYLLINAMHDISFDSQVSVNGNVDKASTSSHSQDSVCSQSSAKAIDTDAWSSGENSPQQVSDNDAGPQNTSKNRELCAQNFLISRSFENLSDTKIMPVLQRSVSDGAIKYPKVHPPGLKCLGSRICFVGKNCNEFNNLAGSQEKRLEYDGVSSDDLLPDNGDDGLLNESSGSVNSLTGSSDNAETQGNKQDFSGAMAVSARPQGVTVNKMQEWMHKGRMLSSEMKQRITGSSLRAHGPSSLRSGHGVSNRTKAATQMTRVQGSKSVAPCLGAQQSALIENVNSSIAAARELRVGIYSESRPPLNTITVSKKRNWLQQSSGKDGLVAMGEAEDQGPTANFPSEVRRPAPPAAPAGHCKPLRLHLSHITVTHARAVDPAEENDADDEGEIWYNPIPEDEEPEPGPRGVAVRLQVPSASEHAVPRRKTSSGDCGWAPGVSPADWEGVGECQGSPGNEASHANTTHSTEPAQLHRQMFACKPADENSAPKASASDGTELSNPGFSPPSSPNPLKKGSAINWSFPDKIKSPRTVRKLSMKMKKLPELSRKLSVKGTPNISQPEPRPSSPKCHGGAEAGPGPARLSPGGSQTAASRNVISRYHLDSSVSTQQSYSKKSNSGGSKSASKGGYLSDGDSPELVAKSGKHGSESKAGKSKDSPANCSPKLHGTELDIDAFRHYSFMDQPKCAQYISGLMSLHFYGAEDLKPPRMDSRDVYCAIQVDSVNKARTALLTCRTTFLDMDHTFNIELENAQHLKLVVFSWEPTPRKNRVCCHGTVVLPTLFRVTKTHQLAVKLEPRGMIYVKLNLMDQWQNSLDGPDMERDPQVFGVEAWRVVEREGAGLMVPLLIEKCITEIEKRGCQVVGLYRLCGSAAVKKELREAFERDTRDVELSENQYPDINVITGVLKDYLRELPSPLITKQLYEAVLDSMAKRPLRIGPKGCENEPADSELTVCLLEILPEVEKVTLRKLLDHLKLVASHHDVNKMTCQNLAVCFGPVLLSQRQEASCHSNRVFIDSEELASALHFKKHIEVLHYLLQLWPGSN, encoded by the exons GGGGGCAGAGAAGGTAAAGACAAAGTTTTGCAAAAGCAAGCCGAGCAAACGCAGCAAGCAATAATTATCGCAGAGTTAAACTTTGTGCCAGATACACTGAAGGGCAGCGACAGTTGCTTTATTAGGAGATTTGATAAcggagatataggctttgtacaCGAGAAAACAGTTGTTGAGAATACGTTTCCTCAGTGCGAGGCTTCCATGCACATAAACACTAGACGGTGGGACATTCAGTGTAGCGAGGAATTGGGGCTTAGGGGTCGAGTTAATGAGGAACTCTTGGGGGTCTCAGTTCAAAGAGAAACGCAGGAAAGAGGGAGCGACAGTGACGAGATGAGCAGTTTTAATAAGCAAGAGCTCAATTTCACCAGACAAGTGCGACCTGGGTCATGTGGGAGATCACAGGGGCAGAAAAAACACCCCGTCCCTATACCGCGACAGCTTTCTGGAGGAGATTCGATAGGATTTGGGATGTGTGAAAATCGTGTTTTAAAGTGCAGAATGGTCTGTACAGATACGGGGACGCGTAAATTCGCAGATGGTCAGTATCCAGTTTCAAAAAACAGTGGAACAAATGTAGGCTGTAAAAAAGATCTGAAGACCCATTGCGACGAAACTGATTTCTGCTTCCAATCCGAAGATAATCTACAATTCATGGAAACATTGAGAGATCTAAAAGACACGAGTGTGCGGACTGACCACAGCCAAGCATGTGAAACAAATGCTATTAGTAAAGGGACACAAATGTATCAGTTTGGTGGGCCTTATCATAAAACCAATGCTGATAATGTAGAGGAACATATTTTGATAAGAAATATAGAAAGTTATGGTAATGCTTCAGAGCATCAAAGAGATTACAAAGTCAGTAATCTACAAAGTCCAACATTTTTCCCTACAGAGTTAGAAATATGTGACGTTAACGTGGCCTCTCGTTACGTAGGTTTCAGAGAGGGAGCACAAcgccataattcattggacagtgaggACGACGATTACTATGATAACGAAATTCTTCCGTTTTATGAAACTGATTATCAAAACCTTGATATGAATGACGGGAAAGCATCTGATCACGTCGATATCGCAAATTCCGAGGGTCCAGATAGGCCTACTCACGACACTTTTAAAATGGGTATAAATGATAGTGCCTTAGAAACCGATAGATTGAGGACCCAGCTAAAAGAAGCGTATTATCTGCTAATAAATGCAATGCATGATATTAGTTTTGATAGCCAGGTCAGTGTTAACGGTAATGTCGACAAGGCGAGCACTTCCAGTCATTCACAGGACAGTGTCTGCTCGCAGTCGTCTGCCAAGGCCATAGATACTGATGCGTGGTCTTCTGGAGAAAACAGTCCTCAACAGGTGTCCGATAACGATGCGGGACCACAAAATACCAGCAAAAACCGTGAACTCTGCGCCCAGAACTTTCTAATTAGCAGGAGTTTTGAAAACTTGTCGGACACGAAAATAATGCCAGTGTTACAACGTTCTGTTAGTGACGGCGCGATTAAGTACCCAAAAGTGCATCCACCAGGCCTCAAATGCCTTGGTTCCAGAATTTGTTTTGTCGGCAAAAACTGCAACGAATTTAACAATCTAGCTGGTAGCCAAGAGAAACGGCTTGAGTACGATGGCGTGAGCAGTGACGATCTGCTTCCAGACAATGGAGATGACGGGTTACTGAATGAAAGCAGTGGCTCTGTCAATAGTCTGACAGGTTCGTCCGATAATGCAGAAACTCAGGGCAACAAACAAGATTTTTCTGGGGCCATGGCGGTCTCTGCCAGGCCTCAAGGGGTGACGGTCAACAAGATGCAGGAGTGGATGCACAAAGGACGCATGCTGTCCTCAGAAATGAAGCAGCGCATCACGGGGTCTTCGCTCCGTGCCCATGGCCCGTCTAGTTTACGGTCTGGCCACGGGGTTTCAAACAGGACAAAAGCTGCGACCCAGATGACCAGAGTTCAAGGAAGCAAAAGTGTGGCTCCCTGCCTGGGAGCTCAGCAGTCAG CCCTGATTGAAAATGTTAACAGCTCCATCGCAGCCGCCAGGGAGCTGAGAGTGGGCATATACAGTGAGTCCCGGCCGCCCCTCAACACCATCACCGTATCGAAGAAGCGCAACTGGCTTCAGCAGAGCTCTGGGAAGGATGGCCTGGTTGCCATGGGAGAAGCGGAGGACCAGGGTCCGACGGCCAATTTCCCCTCCGAGGTCCGCAGGCCGGCTCCCCCCGCGGCCCCGGCGGGGCACTGCAAGCCCCTGCGTCTGCACCTGTCTCACATCACCGTGACCCACGCCAGGGCCGTGGACCCTGCGGAGGAGAACGACGCCGACGACGAGGGGGAGATCTGGTACAACCCCATCCCCGAGGACGAGGAGCCGGAGCCGGGGCCCCGCGGCGTGGCGGTGCGGCTGCAGGTCCCCTCAGCGTCTGAGCACGCCGTCCCCCGGAGGAAAACCAGCAGCGGGGACTGCGGATGGGCTCCTGGGGTGTCTCCCGCCGATTGGGAGGGTGTGGGGGAATGTCAGGGCAGCCCGGGCAACGAGGCAAGTCACGCAAATACCACACATTCCACGGAGCCTGCACAGCTGCACAGGCAGATGTTCGCGTGCAAGCCCGCAGACGAAAACTCAGCACCCAAGGCCTCAGCTTCAG ATGGCACTGAACTGTCAAACCCTGGCTTCTCGCCTCCCTCGAGTCCCAACCCCCTGAAAAAGGGAAGCGCCATCAACTGGTCCTTTCCAGACAAGATCAAGTCACCGCGCACTGTGAGGAAACTGTCTATGAAGATGAAGAAACTACCAGAACTCAGCAGAAAGTTGAGCGTGAAAGGGACTCCCAATATAAGCCAGCCAGAGCCACGACCTTCCTCCCCAAAATGTCACGGAGGGGCAGAGGCAGGTCCTGGCCCTGCCCGCCTGTCTCCCGGGGGCAGCCAGACAGCAGCCAGCAGAAACGTCATCTCCCGGTACCACCTGGACAGCAGTGTGTCCAcacagcaaagctacagcaagAAAAGCAACAGCGGGGGCTCCAAGTCCGCCAGTAAGGGGGGCTACCTGAGTGACGGTGACTCCCCCGAGCTGGTGGCCAAGTCTGGGAAGCACGGCTCCGAGAGCAAGGCGGGGAAGAGTAAGGATTCCCCGGCCAACTGCAGCCCCAAGCTGCACGGCACCGAGCTGGACATCGACGCCTTCCGGCATTACAGCTTCATGGACCAGCCCAAATGCGCCCAGTACATCTCCGGCCTGATGAGCCTGCACTTCTACGGGGCGGAGGACCTAAAGCCCCCCCGAATGGACTCCCGTGACGTCTACTGCGCCATTCAGGTGGACTCGGTCAACAAGGCCCGCACAGCCCTGCTCACCTGCAGGACCACCTTCCTGGACATGGACCACACCTTCAACATCGAGCTGGAGAACGCCCAGCACCTGAAGCTGGTGGTGTTCAGCTGGGAGCCCACCCCGCGCAAGAACCGCGTGTGCTGCCATGGGACTGTGGTGCTACCCACCCTCTTCAGGGTCACCAAGACTCACCAGCTGGCTGTGAAGCTGGAGCCCCGGGGCATGATCTACGTGAAGCTAAACCTCATGGACCAGTGGCAGAACTCGCTGGACGGGCCGGACATGGAGCGCGACCCCCAGGTGTTTGGGGTGGAGGCCTGGAGGGTGGTGGAGCGGGAGGGGGCCGGGCTGATGGTGCCTCTGCTCATCGAGAAGTGCATCACGGAGATCGAGAAGAGGGGCTGTCAG GTGGTGGGGCTGTACCGTCTGTGCGGTTCGGCTgcggtgaagaaggagctgagggAGGCCTTTGAGAGAGACACGCGTGACGTCGAGCTGTCGGAGAACCAGTATCCTGATATCAACGTCATTACAG GTGTTTTGAAGGACTACCTGCGGGAGCTGCCTTCACCCTTGATAACCAAGCAGCTGTATGAGGCTGTTCTGGACTCCATGGCCAAGAGACCCCTGCGCATCGGACCCAAGGGCTGCGAGAACGAGCCTGCCGACTCCGAGCTCACCGTCTGCCTCCTTGAGATCCTCCCAGAGGTGGAGAAG GTAACCCTGCGGAAGCTGCTGGACCATCTGAAGCTGGTTGCCTCTCACCACGATGTGAACAAGATGACGTGCCAGAACCTGGCCGTTTGCTTCGGCCCAGTTCTGCTAAGCCAGCGCCAGGAAGCCTCCTGCCACAGCAACCGAGTCTTCATCGACTCGGAGGAGCTGGCCAGCGCTCTGCACTTCAAAAAGCACATTGAGGTGCTGCACTATCTCCTGCAGCTTTGGCCAG GAAGCAACTAA
- the syde2 gene encoding rho GTPase-activating protein SYDE2 isoform X3 — MADPLRRTLLAKLRGKKSKKGTTAGGCGVAANGGREGKDKVLQKQAEQTQQAIIIAELNFVPDTLKGSDSCFIRRFDNGDIGFVHEKTVVENTFPQCEASMHINTRRWDIQCSEELGLRGRVNEELLGVSVQRETQERGSDSDEMSSFNKQELNFTRQVRPGSCGRSQGQKKHPVPIPRQLSGGDSIGFGMCENRVLKCRMVCTDTGTRKFADGQYPVSKNSGTNVGCKKDLKTHCDETDFCFQSEDNLQFMETLRDLKDTSVRTDHSQACETNAISKGTQMYQFGGPYHKTNADNVEEHILIRNIESYGNASEHQRDYKVSNLQSPTFFPTELEICDVNVASRYVGFREGAQRHNSLDSEDDDYYDNEILPFYETDYQNLDMNDGKASDHVDIANSEGPDRPTHDTFKMGINDSALETDRLRTQLKEAYYLLINAMHDISFDSQVSVNGNVDKASTSSHSQDSVCSQSSAKAIDTDAWSSGENSPQQVSDNDAGPQNTSKNRELCAQNFLISRSFENLSDTKIMPVLQRSVSDGAIKYPKVHPPGLKCLGSRICFVGKNCNEFNNLAGSQEKRLEYDGVSSDDLLPDNGDDGLLNESSGSVNSLTGSSDNAETQGNKQDFSGAMAVSARPQGVTVNKMQEWMHKGRMLSSEMKQRITGSSLRAHGPSSLRSGHGVSNRTKAATQMTRVQGSKSVAPCLGAQQSALIENVNSSIAAARELRVGIYSESRPPLNTITVSKKRNWLQQSSGKDGLVAMGEAEDQGPTANFPSEVRRPAPPAAPAGHCKPLRLHLSHITVTHARAVDPAEENDADDEGEIWYNPIPEDEEPEPGPRGVAVRLQVPSASEHAVPRRKTSSGDCGWAPGVSPADWEGVGECQGSPGNEASHANTTHSTEPAQLHRQMFACKPADENSAPKASASDGTELSNPGFSPPSSPNPLKKGSAINWSFPDKIKSPRTVRKLSMKMKKLPELSRKLSVKGTPNISQPEPRPSSPKCHGGAEAGPGPARLSPGGSQTAASRNVISRYHLDSSVSTQQSYSKKSNSGGSKSASKGGYLSDGDSPELVAKSGKHGSESKAGKSKDSPANCSPKLHGTELDIDAFRHYSFMDQPKCAQYISGLMSLHFYGAEDLKPPRMDSRDVYCAIQVDSVNKARTALLTCRTTFLDMDHTFNIELENAQHLKLVVFSWEPTPRKNRVCCHGTVVLPTLFRVTKTHQLAVKLEPRGMIYVKLNLMDQWQNSLDGPDMERDPQVFGVEAWRVVEREGAGLMVPLLIEKCITEIEKRGCQVVGLYRLCGSAAVKKELREAFERDTRDVELSENQYPDINVITGVLKDYLRELPSPLITKQLYEAVLDSMAKRPLRIGPKGCENEPADSELTVCLLEILPEVEKAP, encoded by the exons GGGGGCAGAGAAGGTAAAGACAAAGTTTTGCAAAAGCAAGCCGAGCAAACGCAGCAAGCAATAATTATCGCAGAGTTAAACTTTGTGCCAGATACACTGAAGGGCAGCGACAGTTGCTTTATTAGGAGATTTGATAAcggagatataggctttgtacaCGAGAAAACAGTTGTTGAGAATACGTTTCCTCAGTGCGAGGCTTCCATGCACATAAACACTAGACGGTGGGACATTCAGTGTAGCGAGGAATTGGGGCTTAGGGGTCGAGTTAATGAGGAACTCTTGGGGGTCTCAGTTCAAAGAGAAACGCAGGAAAGAGGGAGCGACAGTGACGAGATGAGCAGTTTTAATAAGCAAGAGCTCAATTTCACCAGACAAGTGCGACCTGGGTCATGTGGGAGATCACAGGGGCAGAAAAAACACCCCGTCCCTATACCGCGACAGCTTTCTGGAGGAGATTCGATAGGATTTGGGATGTGTGAAAATCGTGTTTTAAAGTGCAGAATGGTCTGTACAGATACGGGGACGCGTAAATTCGCAGATGGTCAGTATCCAGTTTCAAAAAACAGTGGAACAAATGTAGGCTGTAAAAAAGATCTGAAGACCCATTGCGACGAAACTGATTTCTGCTTCCAATCCGAAGATAATCTACAATTCATGGAAACATTGAGAGATCTAAAAGACACGAGTGTGCGGACTGACCACAGCCAAGCATGTGAAACAAATGCTATTAGTAAAGGGACACAAATGTATCAGTTTGGTGGGCCTTATCATAAAACCAATGCTGATAATGTAGAGGAACATATTTTGATAAGAAATATAGAAAGTTATGGTAATGCTTCAGAGCATCAAAGAGATTACAAAGTCAGTAATCTACAAAGTCCAACATTTTTCCCTACAGAGTTAGAAATATGTGACGTTAACGTGGCCTCTCGTTACGTAGGTTTCAGAGAGGGAGCACAAcgccataattcattggacagtgaggACGACGATTACTATGATAACGAAATTCTTCCGTTTTATGAAACTGATTATCAAAACCTTGATATGAATGACGGGAAAGCATCTGATCACGTCGATATCGCAAATTCCGAGGGTCCAGATAGGCCTACTCACGACACTTTTAAAATGGGTATAAATGATAGTGCCTTAGAAACCGATAGATTGAGGACCCAGCTAAAAGAAGCGTATTATCTGCTAATAAATGCAATGCATGATATTAGTTTTGATAGCCAGGTCAGTGTTAACGGTAATGTCGACAAGGCGAGCACTTCCAGTCATTCACAGGACAGTGTCTGCTCGCAGTCGTCTGCCAAGGCCATAGATACTGATGCGTGGTCTTCTGGAGAAAACAGTCCTCAACAGGTGTCCGATAACGATGCGGGACCACAAAATACCAGCAAAAACCGTGAACTCTGCGCCCAGAACTTTCTAATTAGCAGGAGTTTTGAAAACTTGTCGGACACGAAAATAATGCCAGTGTTACAACGTTCTGTTAGTGACGGCGCGATTAAGTACCCAAAAGTGCATCCACCAGGCCTCAAATGCCTTGGTTCCAGAATTTGTTTTGTCGGCAAAAACTGCAACGAATTTAACAATCTAGCTGGTAGCCAAGAGAAACGGCTTGAGTACGATGGCGTGAGCAGTGACGATCTGCTTCCAGACAATGGAGATGACGGGTTACTGAATGAAAGCAGTGGCTCTGTCAATAGTCTGACAGGTTCGTCCGATAATGCAGAAACTCAGGGCAACAAACAAGATTTTTCTGGGGCCATGGCGGTCTCTGCCAGGCCTCAAGGGGTGACGGTCAACAAGATGCAGGAGTGGATGCACAAAGGACGCATGCTGTCCTCAGAAATGAAGCAGCGCATCACGGGGTCTTCGCTCCGTGCCCATGGCCCGTCTAGTTTACGGTCTGGCCACGGGGTTTCAAACAGGACAAAAGCTGCGACCCAGATGACCAGAGTTCAAGGAAGCAAAAGTGTGGCTCCCTGCCTGGGAGCTCAGCAGTCAG CCCTGATTGAAAATGTTAACAGCTCCATCGCAGCCGCCAGGGAGCTGAGAGTGGGCATATACAGTGAGTCCCGGCCGCCCCTCAACACCATCACCGTATCGAAGAAGCGCAACTGGCTTCAGCAGAGCTCTGGGAAGGATGGCCTGGTTGCCATGGGAGAAGCGGAGGACCAGGGTCCGACGGCCAATTTCCCCTCCGAGGTCCGCAGGCCGGCTCCCCCCGCGGCCCCGGCGGGGCACTGCAAGCCCCTGCGTCTGCACCTGTCTCACATCACCGTGACCCACGCCAGGGCCGTGGACCCTGCGGAGGAGAACGACGCCGACGACGAGGGGGAGATCTGGTACAACCCCATCCCCGAGGACGAGGAGCCGGAGCCGGGGCCCCGCGGCGTGGCGGTGCGGCTGCAGGTCCCCTCAGCGTCTGAGCACGCCGTCCCCCGGAGGAAAACCAGCAGCGGGGACTGCGGATGGGCTCCTGGGGTGTCTCCCGCCGATTGGGAGGGTGTGGGGGAATGTCAGGGCAGCCCGGGCAACGAGGCAAGTCACGCAAATACCACACATTCCACGGAGCCTGCACAGCTGCACAGGCAGATGTTCGCGTGCAAGCCCGCAGACGAAAACTCAGCACCCAAGGCCTCAGCTTCAG ATGGCACTGAACTGTCAAACCCTGGCTTCTCGCCTCCCTCGAGTCCCAACCCCCTGAAAAAGGGAAGCGCCATCAACTGGTCCTTTCCAGACAAGATCAAGTCACCGCGCACTGTGAGGAAACTGTCTATGAAGATGAAGAAACTACCAGAACTCAGCAGAAAGTTGAGCGTGAAAGGGACTCCCAATATAAGCCAGCCAGAGCCACGACCTTCCTCCCCAAAATGTCACGGAGGGGCAGAGGCAGGTCCTGGCCCTGCCCGCCTGTCTCCCGGGGGCAGCCAGACAGCAGCCAGCAGAAACGTCATCTCCCGGTACCACCTGGACAGCAGTGTGTCCAcacagcaaagctacagcaagAAAAGCAACAGCGGGGGCTCCAAGTCCGCCAGTAAGGGGGGCTACCTGAGTGACGGTGACTCCCCCGAGCTGGTGGCCAAGTCTGGGAAGCACGGCTCCGAGAGCAAGGCGGGGAAGAGTAAGGATTCCCCGGCCAACTGCAGCCCCAAGCTGCACGGCACCGAGCTGGACATCGACGCCTTCCGGCATTACAGCTTCATGGACCAGCCCAAATGCGCCCAGTACATCTCCGGCCTGATGAGCCTGCACTTCTACGGGGCGGAGGACCTAAAGCCCCCCCGAATGGACTCCCGTGACGTCTACTGCGCCATTCAGGTGGACTCGGTCAACAAGGCCCGCACAGCCCTGCTCACCTGCAGGACCACCTTCCTGGACATGGACCACACCTTCAACATCGAGCTGGAGAACGCCCAGCACCTGAAGCTGGTGGTGTTCAGCTGGGAGCCCACCCCGCGCAAGAACCGCGTGTGCTGCCATGGGACTGTGGTGCTACCCACCCTCTTCAGGGTCACCAAGACTCACCAGCTGGCTGTGAAGCTGGAGCCCCGGGGCATGATCTACGTGAAGCTAAACCTCATGGACCAGTGGCAGAACTCGCTGGACGGGCCGGACATGGAGCGCGACCCCCAGGTGTTTGGGGTGGAGGCCTGGAGGGTGGTGGAGCGGGAGGGGGCCGGGCTGATGGTGCCTCTGCTCATCGAGAAGTGCATCACGGAGATCGAGAAGAGGGGCTGTCAG GTGGTGGGGCTGTACCGTCTGTGCGGTTCGGCTgcggtgaagaaggagctgagggAGGCCTTTGAGAGAGACACGCGTGACGTCGAGCTGTCGGAGAACCAGTATCCTGATATCAACGTCATTACAG GTGTTTTGAAGGACTACCTGCGGGAGCTGCCTTCACCCTTGATAACCAAGCAGCTGTATGAGGCTGTTCTGGACTCCATGGCCAAGAGACCCCTGCGCATCGGACCCAAGGGCTGCGAGAACGAGCCTGCCGACTCCGAGCTCACCGTCTGCCTCCTTGAGATCCTCCCAGAGGTGGAGAAG GCTCCTTGA